In Methylococcus geothermalis, one genomic interval encodes:
- a CDS encoding glycosyltransferase family 4 protein, with amino-acid sequence MENIGRLLLSAYQCAPGMGSVSQIGWEWYSRLAGRLPLTLVTHIRNQKALEKAGAPLPGTEILYVDTEWFAGPLYRLASRLFPRSEHPVFLISSLDFFVYDRLALRMLRKLRRQGKSWDLIHQPTPVSPLAATTLHRLRLPLILGPWNGGLKSPDTFPEIMAAESGWLYPVRRLGRLADWLLGSSRNARLLLTATAATRADIPQRYRVKCRNMIENGVDLEVFRAAPWPEPPGEGQPLRILFVGRLLPFKGVAMLLEAVARVCAGSPVHLAVAGAGPEENALRQKADELGIAGQVEFLGPLPHAEVARRLAECHVFCLPSIRESGGAVLLEAMAAARPVVALDYGGPSEIVDGEVGALVPATGWKPVVEGLAGIFEEILRDPEGWRRRGQAGRRRIEQRYSWPAKIDAALSLYRECLESR; translated from the coding sequence ATGGAAAACATCGGCAGATTGCTTCTTTCGGCCTACCAATGCGCGCCGGGCATGGGGTCCGTCTCCCAGATCGGCTGGGAATGGTATTCGCGGCTGGCCGGGCGCCTCCCACTCACCCTGGTGACTCATATCCGCAACCAGAAGGCGCTGGAAAAGGCCGGTGCCCCTCTGCCCGGTACCGAAATCCTTTACGTCGATACCGAATGGTTCGCCGGCCCCCTCTATCGCCTGGCTTCCCGTCTGTTTCCCCGCAGCGAACATCCGGTATTCCTGATCTCCTCGCTGGACTTTTTCGTTTACGACCGGCTGGCGCTGCGCATGTTGAGGAAGCTCCGCAGGCAAGGAAAAAGCTGGGACCTGATCCATCAGCCGACGCCGGTGTCTCCCTTGGCGGCGACCACGTTGCACCGGCTGCGGTTGCCTTTGATCCTGGGTCCATGGAACGGTGGCTTGAAGTCGCCGGACACTTTTCCCGAAATCATGGCCGCCGAATCCGGTTGGCTTTATCCGGTGCGGCGGCTGGGCCGGCTGGCGGACTGGCTGCTCGGTTCCAGCCGCAATGCGCGCCTGCTTTTGACCGCCACCGCCGCCACCCGCGCCGACATCCCGCAACGCTACCGGGTGAAGTGCCGCAACATGATCGAGAACGGCGTCGATCTGGAGGTTTTTCGCGCCGCGCCCTGGCCCGAACCTCCCGGTGAGGGGCAGCCTTTGCGCATCCTTTTCGTCGGCCGTCTGCTCCCCTTCAAGGGCGTGGCCATGCTGCTCGAAGCGGTGGCGAGGGTCTGCGCCGGCTCGCCCGTCCATCTTGCCGTCGCAGGCGCCGGCCCGGAAGAAAACGCGCTGCGGCAGAAAGCTGACGAACTCGGGATCGCCGGTCAGGTGGAGTTTCTGGGCCCCCTGCCCCACGCCGAAGTGGCCCGCCGGTTGGCCGAATGCCATGTGTTCTGCCTGCCTTCCATCCGTGAATCGGGCGGAGCGGTGTTGCTGGAGGCGATGGCCGCCGCAAGGCCGGTTGTCGCGCTGGATTACGGCGGGCCTTCGGAAATCGTCGACGGCGAGGTCGGCGCCCTGGTGCCCGCCACCGGCTGGAAGCCCGTCGTGGAAGGGCTTGCCGGCATCTTCGAAGAAATCCTCCGTGATCCGGAAGGCTGGCGCCGCCGCGGCCAGGCCGGTCGCCGTCGGATCGAACAGCGGTATTCCTGGCCCGCGAAGATCGACGCGGCGTTGTCCCTCTACCGCGAATGCCTGGAGAGCCGATGA
- a CDS encoding glycosyltransferase family 4 protein, with amino-acid sequence MSGPLKLAYLVSQYPAISHTFILREVLGLRARGFAIRVASVNPPDRPLEKLTADERREADASWYLKPQGAMGALKALCLTALRRPLALAGGLWFALRLGGTDVKKLGYQFAYWVEAVMLGDWMRREGLCHLHVHFATPASMVGLIVSKVFPIGFSFTVHGPDEFYDAPGYRLTEKIAGADFVVCISYYARSQLMKLSPVAHWHKLEVCRLGVDPARFALRESKSAGAVFDLLCVGRLVPAKGQHILLDALALLLARGRRVRLTLVGQGPDRSSLEAQADRLGLASAVDFAGAVNQDEVFGYYAAADAFVLPSFAEGLPVVLMEAMALGVPCITTHITGVPELIRDGIEGLLVAPSDTEGLAGAIERLMDDPALRSRLTEAGRRKVLAEYDLNGSIARLSDVFMHRLSPS; translated from the coding sequence ATGAGTGGCCCACTGAAACTGGCTTATCTGGTCAGCCAATACCCGGCCATTTCCCATACCTTCATCCTGCGGGAAGTGCTCGGCCTCAGAGCGCGGGGTTTCGCGATCCGCGTCGCCTCGGTGAATCCGCCGGATCGGCCGCTCGAAAAGCTGACGGCGGATGAGCGGCGGGAGGCGGACGCCTCCTGGTATCTCAAGCCCCAGGGCGCGATGGGCGCACTGAAGGCCTTGTGCCTGACCGCCCTGCGCCGCCCGTTGGCCCTCGCCGGAGGCTTGTGGTTCGCGCTACGGCTTGGCGGCACGGACGTCAAAAAACTGGGCTACCAATTCGCCTATTGGGTGGAAGCCGTCATGCTGGGTGACTGGATGCGGCGGGAAGGGCTTTGCCATCTGCACGTCCATTTCGCGACGCCCGCCTCGATGGTCGGCCTGATCGTCAGCAAAGTTTTTCCCATCGGCTTTTCCTTCACCGTACACGGTCCCGACGAGTTCTATGACGCCCCCGGCTACCGCCTGACGGAGAAGATCGCGGGCGCCGACTTTGTCGTCTGCATCAGCTACTATGCCCGCAGCCAGTTGATGAAGCTCTCGCCGGTGGCGCACTGGCACAAGCTAGAGGTCTGCCGGCTCGGCGTCGATCCCGCCCGTTTCGCCCTGCGTGAGAGCAAATCCGCCGGCGCCGTGTTCGATCTGCTTTGCGTGGGCCGCCTGGTGCCCGCCAAGGGGCAGCACATTCTGCTCGATGCCTTGGCCTTGCTGCTCGCCCGCGGCCGCCGGGTCCGCCTCACCTTGGTCGGCCAGGGACCGGACCGCTCCTCGCTGGAGGCCCAGGCCGACCGGTTGGGGCTGGCAAGCGCCGTCGACTTCGCCGGGGCCGTCAACCAGGACGAGGTGTTCGGCTACTACGCTGCCGCCGACGCCTTCGTGCTGCCCAGCTTCGCGGAGGGGCTGCCGGTGGTGTTGATGGAGGCCATGGCGCTCGGCGTTCCCTGCATCACCACCCACATCACCGGCGTGCCGGAATTGATCAGGGACGGCATCGAAGGCTTGCTGGTCGCGCCGTCCGACACCGAAGGGCTGGCCGGTGCCATCGAGCGGCTGATGGACGATCCGGCGCTCCGCAGCCGGCTGACGGAAGCCGGACGGCGCAAGGTGCTGGCCGAATACGACCTGAACGGGAGCATCGCGCGGCTGTCGGATGTCTTCATGCACAGGCTTTCCCCTTCCTGA
- a CDS encoding glycosyltransferase family 2 protein: protein MLTDTLIMIPGALLSAAVLPGTFELAMLTLGGALPPRKTVAGSDTVSIRFCIVIPAHDEAEGIQACLRGIRGADAGPHTVTVVVVADNCSDDTAARAEAAGARVLVRNDPGRRGKGHALDHAFSILLREDHDVFVVVDADTRVEANFLTELAAPFQAGADAAQTRYCVSNPEQSTRARLMHVAWLAFNVLRPRGRDYWGWSAGILGSGFGLHRRTLESVPFDAGSIAEDLEYHIRLVQAGKRVRFCDGTTVWSPVPATGAVASSQRARWEGGRFRMMREQIPPLIRQVAGGRWPLLEPLLDLLLLPLAFHVVLLALLLVWPWAPGRMLAAFGLAVVGLHVTAALAVGRAGWRDWAALATAPFYILWKLTLGKRLLSSASREAAWVRTERTQSDESA, encoded by the coding sequence ATGCTGACCGACACCCTCATCATGATACCCGGCGCCTTGTTGAGCGCCGCCGTCCTGCCCGGCACCTTCGAGCTCGCCATGTTGACGCTCGGAGGGGCATTGCCTCCCCGAAAAACCGTGGCGGGCAGCGACACGGTTTCGATCCGCTTCTGCATCGTGATCCCGGCGCACGACGAGGCCGAAGGCATCCAGGCCTGCCTGCGCGGCATCCGGGGAGCCGACGCGGGCCCTCACACCGTCACGGTCGTCGTCGTCGCCGACAACTGCAGCGACGACACGGCCGCCCGCGCGGAAGCCGCCGGAGCAAGGGTCCTGGTCCGCAACGATCCGGGACGGCGCGGGAAGGGCCATGCGCTGGACCATGCCTTTTCGATCCTGCTGAGGGAGGACCACGATGTTTTCGTGGTGGTCGATGCCGACACCCGGGTGGAGGCGAACTTCCTCACCGAACTCGCGGCACCATTCCAGGCCGGCGCCGACGCGGCGCAAACACGCTATTGCGTATCCAACCCGGAGCAGTCGACCCGGGCCCGCCTGATGCATGTGGCCTGGCTGGCGTTCAACGTGCTGCGTCCGCGCGGCCGGGACTATTGGGGCTGGTCCGCGGGCATTCTCGGCAGCGGCTTCGGGCTGCACCGCAGGACCCTGGAAAGCGTCCCCTTCGACGCCGGCTCCATCGCCGAAGACCTGGAATATCACATCCGCCTCGTGCAAGCGGGCAAGCGCGTGCGCTTCTGCGACGGCACGACGGTGTGGTCGCCGGTGCCGGCCACCGGTGCGGTGGCTTCGAGCCAGCGCGCCCGCTGGGAGGGAGGACGGTTCCGGATGATGCGGGAACAGATCCCTCCCCTCATCCGGCAGGTGGCCGGAGGCCGCTGGCCGCTGCTGGAGCCTTTGCTAGACTTGTTGCTGCTGCCGCTGGCCTTTCACGTGGTTTTGCTGGCGCTGCTGCTGGTCTGGCCCTGGGCACCGGGCAGGATGCTGGCGGCGTTCGGGCTGGCCGTCGTCGGACTGCACGTGACCGCCGCCCTGGCGGTGGGACGCGCCGGGTGGCGCGATTGGGCGGCCTTGGCCACGGCGCCGTTCTATATTCTCTGGAAACTCACGCTGGGCAAACGTCTGCTGTCGTCCGCCAGCCGGGAAGCGGCCTGGGTACGCACCGAAAGGACCCAATCCGATGAATCCGCCTGA